One Ahaetulla prasina isolate Xishuangbanna chromosome 1, ASM2864084v1, whole genome shotgun sequence DNA window includes the following coding sequences:
- the MSH5 gene encoding mutS protein homolog 5 — translation MSTAATFSNQCQFQPQHVTEEDEGPSEIYLCVLWYGGELGIVYYDTGDCSVYFMSDTPDNEDLKLLQRVVDEVSPKCILSSAKQDSNIAKFLTNIGTTEGEKPGGGKLEVVLYPNMDFGLEVGKQRILSRQFPFVPSHMTATEKILYLSSILPFESPLVLRALGGLLKFLDRRRPGIQLEDSHVVVPILAFKKFILTDTVNVDQDTYCVLQIFKSEVHPSVYKQATGKKEGLSLYGILNHCRCKWGEKLMRLWLMRPTSNFTELNKRLDVIQFFLLAQNHETILTLQECLKNIKNVPLILKRMALSNTKVNDWQALYKTVYSAVCLRDKCRSLPSTIELFQTISHVFTDDLHYIASLISKVVDFESSISENHFIVRPNVDPIIDEKKRKLVGLSDFLTEVARKELEDLDSRIPSCSVIYIPLIGFLLSIPRLPTMVGKTDFEIEGLDFMFLSEEKLHYRSARTKELDSLLGDLHCEIRDQETLIMYQLQTKILEKSAVLSDVIEYTAHLDVLLSMTVTARENGYTRPSFSHSHIIHIKDGRHPLIELCAKTFVPNSVDSSETYGRIKLLTGPNSSGKSVYLKQVGLITFMALIGSYVPATEAEIGPIDGIYTRIHSRESISLGLSTFMIDLNQIAKAVNNATENSLVLIDEFGKGTNTIDGLSLLAAILRHWIAQVSQCPHIFVATNFHSLMQLQLLPHTPLMQYLTMDTHQDGDELVFFYQIKEGMSTVSHAANIAALAGMPSKIIDRGVEVSELFRNGKPIQRTDHPSKEKQMQNCKSLVEKFLSLDLDNSQVDVKEFMIQEVLPSSASIL, via the coding sequence ATGAGTACTGCTGCTACTTTTTCCAACCAGTGCCAGTTCCAACCTCAGCATGTCACTGAAGAAGATGAAGGGCCATCTGAAATCTACCTGTGTGTTTTGTGGTATGGAGGTGAGCTGGGAATTGTTTACTATGACACTGGAGACTGCTCAGTATATTTCATGTCTGACACACCTGACAATGAAGACCTCAAGCTACTTCAGAGAGTGGTAGATGAGGTCTCTCCCAAATGTATATTGAGTAGTGCCAAACAAGATTCTAACATTGCCAAATTTCTGACCAATATAGGTACCACTGAAGGAGAAAAGCCAGGAGGAGGAAAACTAGAGGTTGTCCTCTATCCAAATATGGATTTTGGTTTGGAAGTGGGCAAACAAAGGATTCTATCTAGGCAATTCCCTTTTGTCCCTTCTCACATGACAGCAACTGAGAAAATTCTCTATTTGTCCTCTATTTTACCTTTTGAGAGCCCTCTTGTGTTAAGAGCATTAGGAGGTCTGCTAAAATTCCTTGACAGGAGAAGACCTGGAATTCAACTAGAAGATAGTCATGTTGTTGTCCCTATCTTGGCCTTTAAAAAGTTTATATTGACAGATACTGTAAATGTGGATCAAGACACTTACTGTGTACTGcagatttttaaaagtgaagTACATCCTTCTGTGTATAAGCAGGCCACTGGGAAGAAAGAAGGCCTGAGCTTATATGGAATTCTGAACCACTGTCGGTGCAAGTGGGGAGAGAAACTGATGAGACTGTGGCTCATGAGGCCCACTAGCAACTTTACAGAGCTTAATAAGCGACTGGATGTTATCCAATTCTTTTTGTTAGCTCAGAACCATGAAACAATTCTGACCTTACAGGAATGtctcaaaaatataaaaaatgtaccTCTAATTCTTAAGAGGATGGCTCTTTCTAACACAAAGGTAAATGACTGGCAGGCACTTTACAAAACTGTTTATAGTGCTGTGTGCCTAAGAGATAAATGTCGCTCTCTCCCAAGCACCATTGAGCTTTTCCAGACAATTTCTCATGTTTTCACTGATGATCTACACTATATAGCCAGCCTAATTAGCAAAGTGGTAGATTTTGAAAGCAGCATCTCAGAAAACCATTTCATTGTCAGACCAAATGTGGACCCCATAATTGATGAGAAGAAACGAAAACTAGTGGGGCTTTCAGACTTCCTTACAGAGGTAGCTCGCAAAGAACTAGAGGACCTGGATAGTAGGATTCCATCTTGCAGTGTCATTTATATTCCTTTGATAGGGTTCTTACTCTCTATTCCACGTCTGCCCACAATGGTGGGCAAGACTGACTTTGAGATTGAAGGACTAGATTTTATGTTCTTATCAGAAGAAAAGCTGCATTATCGCAGTGCCAGGACCAAAGAATTGGATAGTTTGCTTGGTGACCTTCACTGTGAAATACGAGATCAGGAAACATTAATCATGTACCAGCTACAGACTAAGATCCTGGAAAAATCTGCAGTACTTAGTGACGTGATTGAATATACAGCACATTTAGATGTGCTATTATCCATGACAGTCACGGCTCGAGAGAATGGATATACCAGACCCAGCTTTTCTCATTCTCATATTATTCACATAAAAGATGGAAGACACCCTCTGATAGAGTTATGCGCAAAAACCTTTGTGCCTAATTCAGTGGACAGCAGTGAAACATATGGACGGATTAAGCTCCTTACTGGGCCTAATTCATCTGGTAAAAGTGTGTACCTAAAACAAGTAGGTCTTATTACATTTATGGCTCTAATTGGCAGTTATGTCCCTGCTACTGAAGCTGAAATAGGACCTATAGATGGAATTTATACAAGGATCCACAGCAGAGAATCAATATCTCTTGGACTGTCCACTTTCATGATTGATCTTAACCAGATAGCCAAAGCAGTGAATAATGCCACTGAAAACTCTTTGGTGTTAATTGACGAGTTTGGCAAAGGTACAAATACAATAGATGGCCTTTCTCTTTTGGCTGCTATTCTAAGGCATTGGATTGCACAAGTGAGCCAGTGCCCACACATTTTTGTCGCCACTAATTTCCATAGCCTGATGCAACTACAGCTTTTGCCCCACACTCCTCTTATGCAATATCTGACCATGGATACCCATCAAGATGGAGATGAGCTTGTATTTTTCTATCAGATTAAGGAAGGCATGTCCACTGTCAGCCATGCAGCCAATATTGCAGCTCTGGCTGGCATGCCTTCCAAAATTATTGACAGAGGAGTTGAAGTATCAGAACTGTTTCGCAATGGAAAACCTATCCAACGTACTGATCACCCCTCAAAAGAGAAACAGATGCAAAACTGCAAATCTCTGGTGGAAAAATTCCTCTCCCTAGATCTTGATAATTCCCAAGTGGATGTAAAGGAGTTTATGATTCAAGAAGTACTACCTTCTTCAGCTTCCATATTGTAA